The genomic DNA GCTAAAGTTCCAAGTGATTCTGAGATACAAAAACTTCTGCCTCTTATTGATTATAAGAACATCATATTGGATGAAAAAAATAAATCTATAAAATTAACCAAAGAAAATATGAAAATTGATTTAGGTGCCATAGCTAAAGGATATGCTGCTGATAAAATTGTAGCCTATTTAAAATCAGAGGATGTAAAAAAAGGTTTAGTAAACTTAGGAGGAAATATATTTACTTTAGAAGATGGTAAAAATGATAAACCTTTTAAAATAGGCATTCAAGACCCAACTAGTAAAAATGGTGAATCCATAGGAAACATAGAAACTACAAATAAGTCTGTTGTTACTTCTGGAATTTATGAAAGATTTATCGAAAAAGACGGAAAAATATATCATCATATGTTAAATCCATTTACAGGGTATCCTTTTGAAAACAATTTAAGTAGTGTTACAATAATCTCTGATAAATCTATTAATTGTGATGCCTTATCCACTTCTACATTTGGACTTGGTCTTGAAAAAGGTATGGATTTAATTAATAAAATTGATAATGTAGATGCTATATTCATAACTAAGGATAAGAAAGTATATTTAACTAAGGGTATAAAAGATAATTTTAAACTTACAGATAAATCTTTTTCTATTGAAAAATTAAATAAACAATAAGTTTAAATAATAATTATATCTATTATACATACAAAATACATATGAATTTAAATAGTTATCACATGACTAATGCAAATTTAATTTTTATATAAAATATGGTATATACTTAAGTAATCTAAAACAAATTCTACTTATGTATATACCATATTAATAGTTTAAATTTATATAAAATACTAATTCAACCAAATTTTTATAAAGACTTTAAAAATAAATCCATTCTATTTAAGGCTTCAATTACATTTTCCTTTTGAGTTCCTAAATTTATTCTAACATACTTCTCACCATCTTTTACAAAATGACTTCCATCTTCTAATAATACTCCTGTATCTATAGCCAATTTATCTGTAAACTCACTTGCACTAATACCTAATCCACTTATATCCATCCAAGCTAAGTAAGATGATTCCATTTTCATCAATTTTATCTTATTATATTTATTTACCCAAGTTTCTAAAAGTTCATAATTTGATTTTATATATTCATTTACACCACTTAACCACTCATGACATTCATTATAAGCGGTTATCAATCCTATTATTCCAAACACATTTGGAGAAGTTATAGAATTTTGCTTTAATTTATTTCTAAATTTGTCCCTTATATCCTTATTTATAACTATTGAATAAGAAGTCTTTAATCCACCAAGATTAAATCCTTTATTTGGTGATGTCAGTAGAATAACATTTTCTAAAAGCTCTTTTCCAATCTTAAGTATTGAATTAAATTTACCATAATGAATATGCTCTGCATGTACTTCATCTGCAACCAAAATAACATTATTTTCTTTACATATAGTTGCTACTCTTGTCATTTCTTCAATTGTCCATATCCTTCCGGATGGATTATGTGGTGTACAAAACATCATTAATTTAGGCTTATTTTCTTTAATTTGAACTTCTAATTTATCAAAATTTATATAATATCTATCATTTACAACATCTAGTGTATTACAAATTACATTTACACCCTGTTTTTTTGCTGATGATTCAAAGGGGTCATAAACTGGTGTGTTTAATATTATACTATCACCTTTCTTACAAAAAGCTTGTACTACATAATGAAGTGTTGATACAGTTCCATAAGTTAATGTAATCCATTCTTTTTCTACATTTACCTCATGCATATTTTTTTGCCAACCAATAACTGAATCATAAAATTCATCATAACAGTATGTATATCCAAATACACCTCTTCTTACAGCTTCAATAAATTTGTTTTCTATTTCTGTTGGTATTTTAAAATCCATATCAGCAATCCACATTGGTACAAAATCTTCTCTAATATCTCCAAATTTATCTCTTATAATATTTAAATCCCATTTTCTACACTTTTCACTTACTCTATCTGGTTTATCATCAAAATTATACATTTAAATTTACCTCTTCTTTTCTTATTGTTATAAAATATTTATCTAATTTATTTTTAGCTTACAACTATTAAATCCTTAGTAGATGTAGTCAATCTCATACATCCATCTTGTGTTATAAGTACATCATCTTCTATTCTTACGCCTCCAAGACTTGGAACATATATACCAGGCTCTATAGTTACAATCATTCCTTCTTTTAATACTTCATTTGATTCAGGAGCTAATGCAGGATATTCATGAACCATAATTCCTACACCATGACCCAGATTATGACCAAAATTATTGGCATATCCATATGAACCAATTATGTCTCTTGCAACTTTATCTATCTCTCCAGTAGTCATTCCCGGTCTTAAAACCCTTATACACTCTTCATTAGCTTTTCTTACTATATTATATATTTCTTCTAACTCTTTATTTATAGTACCCATACAAATGGTTCTGGTAATATCTGAACAATAATTATTATACTTAGCACCAAAGTCAAAAGTAACAAAATCTCCATACTC from Clostridioides difficile ATCC 9689 = DSM 1296 includes the following:
- a CDS encoding FAD:protein FMN transferase codes for the protein MNKKKITFIFVILILALILFSFFRSSSQNTKYSKTSYYLGTVNEVTVFNVKESKSDKILNECDSILRYIDNKMSTHIPGSDVSKINDNAGKKFVRVSDDTFFVVKEAIQYSKLSDGYFDITIGPLSNLWAIGTDKAKVPSDSEIQKLLPLIDYKNIILDEKNKSIKLTKENMKIDLGAIAKGYAADKIVAYLKSEDVKKGLVNLGGNIFTLEDGKNDKPFKIGIQDPTSKNGESIGNIETTNKSVVTSGIYERFIEKDGKIYHHMLNPFTGYPFENNLSSVTIISDKSINCDALSTSTFGLGLEKGMDLINKIDNVDAIFITKDKKVYLTKGIKDNFKLTDKSFSIEKLNKQ
- a CDS encoding MalY/PatB family protein, translated to MYNFDDKPDRVSEKCRKWDLNIIRDKFGDIREDFVPMWIADMDFKIPTEIENKFIEAVRRGVFGYTYCYDEFYDSVIGWQKNMHEVNVEKEWITLTYGTVSTLHYVVQAFCKKGDSIILNTPVYDPFESSAKKQGVNVICNTLDVVNDRYYINFDKLEVQIKENKPKLMMFCTPHNPSGRIWTIEEMTRVATICKENNVILVADEVHAEHIHYGKFNSILKIGKELLENVILLTSPNKGFNLGGLKTSYSIVINKDIRDKFRNKLKQNSITSPNVFGIIGLITAYNECHEWLSGVNEYIKSNYELLETWVNKYNKIKLMKMESSYLAWMDISGLGISASEFTDKLAIDTGVLLEDGSHFVKDGEKYVRINLGTQKENVIEALNRMDLFLKSL